A section of the Nitrospinota bacterium genome encodes:
- a CDS encoding C-GCAxxG-C-C family protein, with product MSDIIHPSDNRNISRKELFSGAGQMIGGAALASIAGLGLAGCTKKGKETVAKYPWPYVKLDPQKSGEIAYENWYKKFCCYAVASGILQPLQEKVGEPYSVLPIEAFKFGHGGTVGWGTLCGSLLGASIAVSLIAGEEGEDIINDVIGWYTETEFPLFKPTAPKTEIKNISVSGSPLCHVSVGRWMKKEGVDFFSEGRAERCARLSADVAVHAVTLLNLWADRKYEAEYDDQPMKYQMPTQNNCDDCHA from the coding sequence ATGTCGGATATTATTCATCCTTCTGATAACAGGAATATTTCAAGAAAGGAACTCTTCTCCGGCGCCGGCCAGATGATCGGCGGGGCCGCCCTTGCTTCGATAGCCGGGCTTGGGCTTGCAGGTTGCACGAAGAAGGGGAAAGAGACCGTGGCGAAATATCCCTGGCCTTATGTAAAGCTCGATCCGCAGAAGTCTGGTGAGATAGCCTACGAAAACTGGTACAAGAAGTTCTGCTGTTACGCAGTGGCGAGCGGTATTTTACAGCCTCTCCAGGAGAAGGTCGGCGAACCGTACAGCGTACTTCCGATAGAAGCGTTCAAATTCGGTCATGGCGGTACGGTCGGATGGGGCACCCTTTGCGGCTCCCTTCTCGGCGCGAGCATTGCCGTCTCACTCATCGCCGGCGAAGAAGGGGAGGATATCATCAACGACGTGATCGGCTGGTACACGGAAACGGAGTTTCCTCTTTTCAAGCCGACCGCACCTAAAACTGAAATAAAGAATATCAGCGTAAGCGGTTCTCCACTCTGCCATGTCTCGGTAGGGAGATGGATGAAAAAGGAGGGGGTCGATTTTTTCAGTGAAGGGAGAGCGGAAAGATGCGCCAGGCTGAGCGCCGATGTTGCCGTTCATGCGGTTACGCTTCTCAATCTCTGGGCCGACAGGAAGTATGAAGCTGAGTATGACGATCAGCCGATGAAGTATCAGATGCCGACGCAGAACAACTGCGACGACTGTCACGCCTGA